A section of the Pseudomonas prosekii genome encodes:
- a CDS encoding replication protein gives MNNVIPLKITGGFTRMENKLIEALMVVDLPGRELKVALYVARATIGFHVPEARIQATEISKATNIHPDVASKAISHLLKRRILYRVGGARGDIGISDPSEWVFYDTKNECPNQTISSDSDHSGRVVSIARQTKSDDSLLYTKKEPLVTVSTKQITAPQGAEPTQPEIKIEKPAALVSFDGEDFEVDATLITKWAEAYSPTDVEAEIKRAAAWASGSKPKKDWRRFLVNWLGREFKKNPSGASEAGVPVDKIIDLYHKVCPNLPAVTVASDKVLRSMIAERWNESPAHQSGQGFWLPFFQKANNRNQVFFRGANVAPRLEALVSRAVFREVSEASQ, from the coding sequence ATGAACAATGTCATTCCTCTCAAAATCACCGGGGGTTTCACCCGGATGGAAAACAAGCTCATCGAAGCCTTGATGGTTGTCGATCTGCCTGGCCGAGAGCTGAAGGTTGCACTGTACGTAGCCAGAGCCACCATAGGCTTCCATGTGCCCGAAGCTCGCATCCAGGCTACCGAGATATCCAAGGCGACCAACATTCACCCTGACGTCGCTTCCAAGGCCATCAGCCATCTGCTCAAGCGTCGGATTCTCTACCGCGTTGGCGGGGCCCGTGGCGATATCGGTATCAGCGACCCTTCTGAATGGGTCTTCTACGACACAAAAAATGAATGTCCGAATCAGACCATATCGTCCGACTCGGATCATTCGGGCCGTGTCGTCAGCATTGCGAGACAGACCAAATCCGACGACTCCCTTCTTTATACAAAGAAAGAACCCCTAGTAACTGTTTCTACGAAACAGATTACTGCCCCCCAGGGGGCTGAACCCACTCAGCCTGAAATCAAAATCGAAAAACCGGCAGCGCTGGTTTCGTTCGATGGCGAAGATTTCGAAGTCGACGCCACCCTGATCACCAAGTGGGCAGAAGCGTACTCACCGACTGACGTGGAGGCCGAGATCAAGCGTGCCGCCGCATGGGCAAGCGGGAGCAAGCCGAAGAAGGACTGGCGCCGCTTCCTGGTCAACTGGCTGGGCCGTGAATTCAAGAAGAACCCAAGCGGCGCGTCCGAGGCCGGTGTCCCGGTGGACAAGATCATCGACCTGTACCACAAGGTCTGCCCGAATCTGCCGGCCGTCACCGTGGCGAGCGACAAGGTTTTGCGCAGCATGATCGCCGAGCGCTGGAACGAGTCGCCGGCTCACCAGAGCGGGCAGGGCTTCTGGCTCCCGTTCTTCCAGAAAGCAAACAACCGGAATCAGGTGTTCTTCCGCGGCGCTAACGTTGCGCCCCGTCTTGAGGCCCTCGTTAGTCGCGCAGTCTTTCGCGAAGTATCGGAGGCATCCCAATGA
- the dnaB gene encoding replicative DNA helicase yields the protein MMELRSLEAEHGVIGAMLCQPHLIDVLSDQLSADAFSWDDNAELYRLILEMHADGQPVDIVTLNDRRAELASGVRVMAYAAEIQSNTASVANAMVYAKIIRERAVCRLMSAAAARINEVAHEEASVEHKISLAQSIVLGLDSSGSDGECQMVGDILAEHVEVLQDRLDKFAAGVTIDGLGTGLPDLDGFTQGLKSGQMIVVAGRPAMGKTTLAMNIAADVAINQKKPVLVISLEMSKTQLMDRLLAAVGGIPLPSLKTGECSNDYVTELNAAVLRLRDAPIAVSDVPVMTMPRIRSIARRQSHRMGGLGLVVIDYLGLVEGEGKGRTEDVTAMSRQIKLLARELDCPVIILSQLNRGCEGRPDKRPVLSDLRESGAIEQDADIVMFVYRDEVYHPNTQDKGIGEILIRKNRDGEIGMVPTAFQGAKSRFLPLANHARQDNVVKVNF from the coding sequence ATGATGGAACTTCGAAGCCTTGAAGCCGAGCACGGCGTGATTGGCGCCATGCTCTGCCAGCCTCACCTGATCGATGTGCTCAGCGACCAGCTATCCGCTGACGCCTTTTCGTGGGATGACAACGCCGAGCTGTACCGCCTGATTCTGGAGATGCATGCCGACGGCCAGCCAGTCGACATCGTAACCTTGAACGACCGTCGCGCGGAGCTCGCGAGTGGTGTACGTGTCATGGCGTATGCAGCCGAAATCCAATCAAACACGGCCAGTGTCGCGAACGCGATGGTCTACGCGAAGATCATTCGTGAGCGCGCCGTTTGCCGTCTGATGTCAGCGGCCGCCGCAAGAATCAACGAGGTGGCGCACGAAGAAGCGAGCGTGGAGCACAAGATTTCCCTAGCTCAATCAATCGTGCTTGGTCTGGACAGCAGCGGCAGCGACGGTGAGTGCCAGATGGTCGGTGACATTCTCGCGGAGCACGTCGAGGTTCTGCAGGATCGACTCGACAAATTTGCGGCGGGCGTGACCATCGACGGACTGGGGACCGGTCTTCCAGATCTGGATGGATTCACTCAAGGGCTAAAGTCCGGGCAGATGATCGTAGTTGCCGGGCGTCCTGCAATGGGCAAGACAACCCTGGCAATGAACATCGCAGCAGACGTGGCCATCAACCAGAAAAAACCGGTTCTGGTGATCAGCCTGGAAATGAGCAAGACCCAGCTCATGGATCGCCTGCTCGCCGCTGTCGGAGGCATCCCACTCCCATCGCTGAAAACCGGCGAATGCAGCAACGACTATGTGACCGAGCTGAACGCTGCCGTGCTCAGGCTCCGTGATGCGCCGATAGCGGTATCCGACGTGCCAGTCATGACCATGCCTCGCATCCGCTCAATTGCGCGGCGCCAGTCGCACCGTATGGGCGGCCTCGGCCTTGTGGTGATTGATTACCTCGGGCTTGTCGAGGGCGAGGGCAAGGGTCGTACCGAGGACGTCACCGCCATGTCCCGCCAGATCAAGCTGCTGGCTCGCGAACTGGACTGCCCGGTGATCATCCTGTCTCAGCTCAATCGTGGCTGTGAAGGTCGCCCGGACAAGCGCCCGGTGCTCAGCGATCTGCGTGAGTCTGGCGCAATCGAGCAGGACGCCGACATCGTCATGTTCGTGTACCGGGACGAGGTCTATCACCCGAACACTCAGGACAAAGGCATCGGCGAAATTCTGATCCGGAAAAACCGGGATGGCGAAATTGGCATGGTTCCGACCGCCTTCCAGGGCGCCAAGTCCCGCTTCCTTCCGCTGGCCAACCACGCCCGCCAAGACAACGTCGTGAAGGTGAATTTCTGA